A genomic stretch from Nitrobacter winogradskyi Nb-255 includes:
- a CDS encoding TrmH family RNA methyltransferase, with the protein MSDRDREPRFRRASRPRSDIHTKEAGGRNHQPKRGSARKARETSPDGPAVLYGWHTVTAALANPRRRIRKLLVTENAARRLTHENIDTPITPEIVRPSAIDQRLGPDAVHQGLLAEADPLPSPDIETLTQEGIVLVLDQITDPHNVGAIMRSAAAFSVKAIVTTARHSPEATGVLAKSASGALEIVPLVLVQNLARALAGLNDRGFMTVGLDSAGSENLAAVPLREPLALVLGAEGKGLRQLTRDTCSAVARLDMPGHIKSLNVSNAAVLALYIGASRLGLMH; encoded by the coding sequence ATGAGCGATCGTGATCGAGAGCCGCGATTCCGGCGGGCTTCACGCCCGCGGAGCGACATTCACACCAAGGAGGCCGGAGGCCGGAACCATCAGCCAAAGCGTGGCTCGGCGCGGAAGGCTCGCGAGACCAGCCCCGATGGTCCGGCGGTGCTCTACGGCTGGCATACGGTGACAGCCGCGCTGGCCAATCCTCGCCGCCGCATCCGAAAACTGCTCGTCACGGAAAACGCCGCGCGACGGCTCACGCATGAGAATATCGACACCCCGATCACGCCCGAGATCGTCCGGCCGAGTGCGATCGACCAGCGCCTCGGCCCCGACGCGGTGCATCAGGGACTGCTCGCCGAAGCTGATCCCCTGCCCTCGCCCGATATCGAGACGCTGACGCAGGAAGGCATCGTGCTGGTGCTCGACCAGATTACGGATCCGCACAATGTCGGCGCGATCATGCGATCGGCCGCGGCTTTTTCGGTGAAGGCGATCGTCACCACAGCACGCCACAGTCCCGAGGCCACCGGCGTGCTCGCGAAGTCCGCCTCCGGCGCGCTGGAGATCGTGCCGCTGGTGCTGGTGCAGAATCTGGCGCGAGCGCTGGCCGGGCTGAACGACCGCGGCTTCATGACGGTCGGCCTCGACAGCGCCGGCAGCGAAAATCTCGCCGCCGTCCCGTTGCGGGAGCCATTGGCTCTGGTGCTGGGCGCCGAAGGCAAAGGTCTACGGCAATTGACGCGCGACACATGCAGCGCGGTTGCGCGCCTCGACATGCCCGGCCACATCAAGAGCCTGAACGTCTCGAACGCCGCGGTGCTGGCGCTTTATATCGGCGCCAGCCGTCTCGGCCTCATGCACTGA
- a CDS encoding SulP family inorganic anion transporter, giving the protein MRMAPVEPTFVEQFTPKLITVLREGYGFKNFRADVLAGLTVAIVAIPLSMAIAIASGVSPDRGLYTAVVGGFVVSLLSGSRYQIGGPAGAFIVLVSVTVALHGVEGLILATLLSGFIQLAIGLLRFGTYIKYIPFPVTIGFTAGISVIIFASQLTELLGLTLAQKEPGELIPKLMAIGEALPTISTAAVGVSLLSIAVIVAIRRFRPRYPAMLIAVGIASVAVWALGLPVETIGTRFGGIPQTLPTPALPVISLEKITEVLPAALSFALLGSIESLLSAVVADSMSGHRHRSNCELMAQGFANIAAPLFGGFCVTGTIARTATNIRSGAHGPIAGMLHAVFLLLFMLIAAPLASFIPLAALGAVLAVVAWNMAERHAFAMLLRASRSDAVILMTTFLLVIFRDLIEGILVGFGIGALLFLHRMAQSVKVENARSPIDDDKSDTVDGNGRKSYDVDLDADPAVAVHRISGAFFFGAAANVGEELDRLDEHAKAYVIDFSEVSMIDSSGAATIEGVMHKAHRRKAPVYIVGARPAIRRTLLVHGVKPPYVRFRNDLTEAVGAAHNRTAHGRRRGAEEEEVAAA; this is encoded by the coding sequence ATGCGTATGGCTCCGGTTGAACCGACCTTTGTTGAACAATTCACCCCAAAACTCATTACGGTACTTCGAGAAGGTTATGGGTTCAAGAATTTCCGTGCGGATGTTCTGGCCGGGCTGACCGTCGCCATCGTGGCGATACCGCTCTCGATGGCGATCGCCATCGCTTCCGGAGTGAGCCCGGACCGCGGCTTGTACACCGCGGTCGTCGGCGGGTTCGTCGTCTCGCTTCTTAGCGGCAGCCGATATCAGATCGGAGGCCCCGCGGGCGCGTTTATCGTCCTTGTGTCCGTGACCGTCGCGCTTCACGGGGTGGAAGGGCTGATTCTTGCCACCCTGCTTTCGGGTTTCATCCAACTCGCGATCGGGCTGCTCAGGTTCGGGACCTACATTAAGTATATTCCGTTTCCCGTGACGATTGGATTCACGGCGGGCATTTCCGTGATCATCTTTGCCAGCCAACTCACCGAATTGCTGGGTCTCACTCTTGCGCAAAAAGAGCCGGGGGAATTGATTCCCAAGCTGATGGCGATTGGTGAGGCGCTGCCGACCATCAGCACCGCTGCGGTGGGGGTCTCCCTGCTGTCTATCGCGGTAATCGTCGCGATACGCCGTTTCCGTCCCCGCTACCCCGCGATGCTGATTGCGGTCGGTATTGCCTCGGTTGCGGTCTGGGCGCTCGGCCTGCCGGTCGAGACGATCGGCACTCGTTTCGGTGGCATTCCTCAAACGTTGCCGACACCCGCGCTCCCCGTAATCTCGCTGGAGAAAATCACGGAGGTGCTGCCCGCGGCTCTGTCCTTCGCGTTGCTGGGATCGATCGAAAGCCTGTTATCGGCGGTGGTCGCCGACTCCATGAGCGGGCACCGCCACCGTTCCAACTGCGAGCTTATGGCGCAGGGTTTCGCCAACATTGCCGCTCCGCTGTTTGGCGGCTTCTGCGTAACCGGTACCATCGCCCGCACGGCGACGAATATACGCTCTGGTGCACACGGTCCGATCGCGGGCATGCTGCATGCGGTGTTTTTGCTGCTGTTCATGCTGATCGCCGCGCCATTGGCTTCGTTCATCCCGCTGGCCGCGCTTGGAGCGGTGCTGGCCGTGGTGGCGTGGAACATGGCTGAAAGGCACGCATTCGCGATGCTGCTGCGCGCTTCGCGCAGCGACGCGGTGATACTGATGACGACGTTCCTGCTGGTGATCTTCCGCGATCTCATCGAGGGCATTCTCGTCGGATTCGGTATCGGCGCGCTCTTGTTCCTGCATCGCATGGCGCAGTCGGTGAAAGTCGAGAATGCACGTTCACCGATCGACGATGACAAGTCGGACACCGTCGATGGTAACGGCCGCAAGTCATATGATGTTGATCTTGACGCTGATCCCGCCGTGGCCGTTCACCGGATTTCCGGGGCGTTCTTTTTCGGGGCAGCGGCGAATGTCGGCGAGGAACTCGACCGTCTTGATGAGCACGCCAAAGCCTATGTCATCGATTTCTCGGAGGTGTCGATGATCGACTCTTCCGGAGCCGCGACGATCGAGGGTGTCATGCACAAGGCCCATCGCCGGAAAGCGCCCGTCTATATTGTCGGAGCACGCCCCGCGATCCGGCGTACGTTGTTGGTTCACGGCGTAAAGCCGCCTTACGTGAGATTCCGCAACGATCTGACTGAAGCCGTGGGAGCCGCGCATAACAGGACGGCGCATGGCAGGCGGCGCGGCGCCGAGGAAGAGGAGGTGGCGGCGGCGTGA
- a CDS encoding Crp/Fnr family transcriptional regulator, which translates to MSTSRKDIHNSDVPKLCQSCEVRHKGMCGALNANELVDFAKHTRVVKVSAGDVLLQEQGSIRAYANVMRGVLKLTKTMADGRQQIVGLQFAPDFVGRLHQDESPVRVEACSGVEVCSITRNALRKMLEKNPALETKLLHQALREVDQGREWMLALGRKTAREKVASFLMMMVRQIDPFSRGNAATAFDLPLTRAEMGDFLGLTIGTVSRELTRLRRVGVIRISSHRHIDVLNLEALRQSAG; encoded by the coding sequence ATGAGCACGTCCCGGAAGGACATCCATAACTCCGATGTGCCGAAGCTCTGTCAGAGTTGTGAGGTACGACACAAAGGCATGTGCGGCGCGCTCAACGCCAATGAGTTAGTGGATTTTGCCAAGCATACGCGTGTCGTGAAGGTATCCGCCGGCGATGTTCTCCTGCAGGAACAGGGATCGATCAGGGCCTACGCGAATGTCATGCGCGGTGTGCTCAAGCTGACCAAGACAATGGCCGATGGCCGCCAACAGATCGTCGGACTTCAATTCGCACCCGATTTTGTCGGACGTCTCCATCAAGACGAGAGCCCTGTCCGCGTCGAAGCCTGTTCAGGCGTTGAGGTCTGCAGCATAACCAGAAACGCGCTGCGGAAGATGCTCGAAAAAAATCCGGCCCTCGAAACCAAGCTGCTTCACCAGGCCCTGCGCGAGGTCGATCAGGGTCGCGAGTGGATGCTGGCGCTGGGACGAAAGACGGCGCGTGAAAAGGTGGCCAGCTTTCTGATGATGATGGTTCGGCAGATCGATCCGTTTTCAAGAGGGAACGCCGCCACGGCTTTCGATCTTCCGCTTACGCGAGCGGAAATGGGCGACTTTCTCGGTTTGACGATTGGAACCGTTTCGCGCGAACTCACGCGACTGCGGCGAGTCGGGGTGATCAGGATTTCCTCTCACCGTCACATCGATGTTCTGAATCTAGAAGCGCTTCGGCAATCCGCCGGTTAA
- a CDS encoding PQQ-dependent sugar dehydrogenase — MKKLLISLLAIAFVAAIAGVGVILFSKEQATVALEEQYGSDPKLPPPDPRILPTVNQARAEPWKRGETPTAAQGYAVSQFADGLDHPRWLHVLPNGDVLVAESNKPPQDESSMGIRRWVAKLVMSSAGASTPSANRISILRDADGDGVAELRQPFITGLFSPFGMALLDGKLYVANANCIVAFPYQEGATEITAKPETITELPAGLNHHWTKDVIASPDGTKLYVTVGSNSNVGENGMEAEEGRAAVHEIDLATKQKRLFATGLRNPNGLSWQPDSGELWVVVNERDEIGSDLVPDYMTSVKEGAFYGWPYSYFGQHVDDRIEPRRPDLVAKAIKPDYALGSHTAALGLTFNSGSLFGPEMKNGAFIGQHGSWNRMPRSGYKVIFVPFSDGKPAGPPRDILTGFLRLDESAAGRPVGVAVARDGALLVADDVGNSIWRVTPSQSGQTNPGSVGSEP, encoded by the coding sequence GTGAAGAAATTGCTTATCTCTTTGCTTGCCATCGCATTCGTTGCCGCCATCGCGGGAGTGGGCGTGATCCTGTTCTCGAAGGAACAGGCGACCGTTGCGCTCGAGGAGCAGTACGGTTCTGATCCGAAACTTCCTCCGCCGGACCCGCGCATTCTGCCGACCGTGAACCAGGCCAGGGCCGAGCCGTGGAAGCGAGGCGAAACGCCGACCGCCGCTCAAGGCTATGCGGTGTCCCAGTTCGCCGATGGACTTGATCATCCGCGCTGGCTGCATGTGCTGCCGAACGGTGACGTGCTTGTCGCGGAAAGCAACAAGCCGCCCCAGGATGAAAGCAGCATGGGCATCCGCCGCTGGGTGGCGAAGCTCGTGATGAGCAGCGCAGGCGCCAGCACGCCCAGCGCGAATCGCATCTCCATCCTGCGCGACGCGGACGGCGACGGCGTAGCGGAGTTAAGGCAGCCCTTCATCACCGGACTGTTCTCACCTTTCGGCATGGCGCTGCTCGATGGCAAGCTCTATGTCGCCAACGCCAACTGCATCGTGGCCTTTCCTTATCAGGAAGGCGCAACGGAAATCACCGCGAAGCCGGAAACAATTACCGAGCTGCCCGCCGGGCTGAATCACCATTGGACAAAGGACGTCATCGCATCCCCAGACGGAACGAAGCTCTATGTCACCGTCGGCTCCAACAGCAATGTCGGCGAGAACGGCATGGAGGCGGAGGAAGGCCGCGCGGCCGTCCATGAAATCGACCTGGCCACAAAGCAGAAGCGCCTGTTTGCCACGGGGCTGCGCAATCCTAACGGGCTCTCCTGGCAACCCGACAGCGGCGAACTGTGGGTGGTGGTCAACGAGCGCGACGAGATCGGCAGCGATCTCGTGCCGGACTACATGACCTCAGTGAAGGAGGGTGCATTCTATGGCTGGCCATACAGCTATTTCGGACAGCACGTCGACGATCGCATAGAACCGCGTCGACCTGACCTGGTCGCGAAGGCCATCAAGCCGGACTATGCACTCGGCTCCCATACGGCCGCGCTTGGCCTCACCTTCAATAGCGGAAGCCTGTTCGGGCCTGAAATGAAGAACGGCGCGTTCATCGGCCAGCATGGATCATGGAATCGTATGCCGCGCAGCGGTTACAAGGTGATCTTCGTGCCGTTCAGCGACGGCAAGCCCGCCGGACCTCCGCGGGATATCCTGACCGGATTCCTGCGTCTTGATGAGAGCGCGGCAGGCCGCCCCGTTGGCGTTGCTGTCGCCCGCGATGGGGCGCTGCTGGTGGCGGACGATGTCGGCAACAGTATCTGGCGGGTGACGCCGAGCCAATCCGGCCAGACAAACCCCGGAAGCGTCGGGTCGGAACCATAG
- a CDS encoding nitrate reductase subunit alpha, which yields MSWILDLVNPRERKWEEFYRNRWSHDNVFRSTHGVNCTGGCSWAIYVKDGIITWEMQQTDYPLLERSLPPYEPRGCQRGISASWYVYSPIRVKYPYIRGPLADLWHEAKASYPDPVQAWASLVEDEEKRNRIQKARGKGGFRRAKWEELIELIAASCLYTARKHGPDRVMGFSPIPAMSMLSFAAGTRFLSLFGGGLMSFYDWYADLPTSFPEIWGDQTDVCESADWYNSKFIVSMASNMNMTRTPDVHFISEARTEGTKFVVLSPDFSQIAKYCDEWIPIQAGQDTALWMAANHVILKEYYIDRQVPYFIDYVKRYTDLPFLVELEPNGNTYKTGRLLRSNRVARYKDVENGEWKMLVLDTATGEPRAFKGQVGDRWGSTHGKWNLSAEDTLDNSPIDPVLSFIDQSDGVVQVGFDDFVNGSVVSRGVPVKRIATDKGEVLVTTGFDIMMSQFGHSRGLEGSFATSYDDEDAPYTPAWQERHTGIGRETAIRFAREFATNAELTNGKSMVIVGASANHWYYNNLCYRSATVALILCGCCGVNGGGINHYVGQEKLAPVAPWSTVAMALDWNKPPRVVQSSTWHYAHSCQWRYEQEFTEYGLTAPNPRWAKGHAIDLEAKSVRCGWMPFTPNFHRNPIEVVAEAERAGAKSTADIATYVADQVASKKLDLAINDPDAEENWPRVWFIWRANAIQSSAKGHEFFLRHYLGAHDNVIAEERAKGKTTTVKYRDTAPQGKYDLVVDINFRMNTTGLYSDIILPTAFWYEKNDLNTTDLHSFLHVLGQAVPPVWESKTDWEIFKLIAKKVSELSPLAFSKPVRDIVLQPLMHDTPDELAQPEILDWAEGECKLVPGKSFPHVRVVERDYANLYNKFISFGPKAREDGISAVGVNIPIKKQYDQMLENPIMPMPDSRHMRCVEWGGKRYPSLEDVLDACNVVLLCAPVANGEVSYQGFVNEEQHVGLPLADIAEPTRGVSSTFYDLTRQPRRILTSPCWTGLVNDGRAYSAWCMNIERLVPWRTLTGRQSLYLDHQWYLDFGEHIPTYKPRLNPRKTGDIVKSRVDDRSLVLNYITPHGKWNIHSTYKDNHRLLMLSRGMDPVWINDRDAEKVGIEDNDWVEVYNDNGVVVTRANVSRRIQPGTCMYYHAVERTVYIPKSQERKWRGGGHNSLTRIRINPLFLAGGYAQFTYGWNYWGPTGIFTRDTHVVVRKMEKVEW from the coding sequence ATGAGCTGGATACTTGACCTCGTTAATCCCCGGGAGCGCAAGTGGGAAGAGTTCTACCGTAATCGCTGGTCCCACGATAACGTCTTCCGCAGTACGCACGGCGTGAACTGCACCGGCGGTTGCTCCTGGGCGATCTACGTCAAGGACGGCATCATCACATGGGAGATGCAGCAGACCGACTATCCGCTGCTTGAGCGCAGCCTGCCGCCCTATGAGCCGCGTGGCTGCCAGCGAGGCATCTCCGCTTCGTGGTACGTCTACAGCCCGATCCGCGTGAAGTATCCGTACATTCGTGGTCCTCTCGCCGACCTCTGGCATGAAGCCAAGGCGTCGTATCCCGATCCCGTGCAGGCCTGGGCGTCGCTGGTCGAAGATGAAGAGAAGCGGAATCGTATCCAGAAGGCGCGCGGCAAAGGTGGCTTCCGCCGTGCCAAGTGGGAAGAGCTGATCGAACTGATCGCGGCGTCCTGTTTATATACTGCGCGCAAGCACGGACCGGACCGGGTGATGGGCTTCTCTCCCATTCCGGCGATGTCGATGCTGTCATTCGCGGCTGGTACACGCTTTCTGTCGCTCTTCGGCGGCGGCTTGATGAGCTTCTACGACTGGTACGCCGACCTGCCGACGTCGTTCCCGGAGATCTGGGGCGACCAGACCGACGTGTGCGAAAGCGCCGACTGGTACAATTCGAAGTTCATCGTCTCGATGGCGTCGAACATGAACATGACGCGCACGCCCGACGTGCACTTCATCTCGGAAGCGCGCACCGAGGGCACCAAGTTCGTGGTTCTCTCGCCGGACTTCAGCCAGATCGCGAAGTACTGCGACGAGTGGATTCCGATCCAGGCGGGTCAGGACACGGCTCTGTGGATGGCGGCCAACCACGTCATTCTCAAGGAGTACTACATCGATCGTCAGGTGCCGTACTTCATCGACTATGTGAAGCGCTATACCGACCTTCCGTTCCTTGTCGAGCTCGAGCCCAACGGCAACACCTACAAGACCGGCCGGCTGCTGCGGTCCAATCGCGTCGCGCGTTACAAGGACGTCGAGAACGGTGAGTGGAAGATGTTGGTGCTCGACACCGCCACCGGCGAGCCGCGCGCGTTCAAGGGCCAGGTCGGCGATCGCTGGGGCTCCACGCACGGCAAGTGGAATCTGTCGGCGGAAGACACGCTCGACAACAGCCCGATCGATCCGGTGCTGAGCTTCATCGATCAGTCGGACGGCGTGGTGCAGGTCGGGTTCGACGACTTCGTGAACGGCAGCGTCGTTTCGCGCGGCGTTCCGGTGAAGCGCATCGCGACCGACAAGGGCGAGGTTCTGGTCACGACCGGCTTCGACATCATGATGTCCCAGTTCGGTCACAGCCGCGGCCTGGAAGGCTCGTTCGCGACCAGCTATGACGATGAGGACGCGCCCTACACGCCGGCATGGCAGGAGCGTCACACCGGCATCGGCCGTGAGACCGCGATCAGGTTCGCGCGTGAATTCGCGACCAACGCCGAGCTCACCAACGGCAAGTCGATGGTGATCGTGGGCGCCAGCGCCAACCACTGGTACTACAACAACCTCTGCTACCGGTCGGCGACGGTCGCCCTGATCCTGTGCGGCTGCTGTGGCGTCAACGGCGGCGGCATCAACCACTATGTCGGCCAGGAAAAGCTGGCGCCGGTTGCGCCATGGTCCACGGTTGCAATGGCTCTGGACTGGAACAAGCCGCCGCGCGTCGTGCAGTCGTCGACCTGGCACTATGCCCATAGCTGTCAGTGGCGCTACGAGCAGGAGTTCACCGAGTATGGCCTGACGGCTCCGAACCCGCGGTGGGCCAAGGGTCATGCGATCGATCTCGAGGCGAAGTCGGTTCGTTGTGGCTGGATGCCGTTTACGCCAAACTTCCATCGTAACCCGATCGAGGTCGTGGCTGAGGCCGAACGTGCCGGCGCGAAGTCGACCGCCGATATTGCGACCTACGTCGCGGATCAGGTCGCAAGCAAAAAACTGGATCTGGCGATCAATGATCCCGATGCCGAGGAGAACTGGCCGCGTGTGTGGTTTATCTGGCGCGCAAACGCGATCCAGTCGAGCGCCAAGGGTCATGAGTTCTTCCTGCGCCATTACCTCGGCGCACATGACAATGTCATCGCTGAGGAGCGTGCCAAAGGCAAGACGACGACGGTCAAGTATCGAGACACGGCTCCTCAGGGGAAGTATGACCTCGTTGTGGACATCAACTTCCGCATGAACACGACAGGGCTGTACTCCGACATCATCCTGCCGACCGCGTTCTGGTACGAGAAGAACGATCTCAACACGACGGATCTGCACTCGTTCCTGCACGTGCTGGGGCAGGCGGTTCCGCCGGTTTGGGAGTCCAAGACGGACTGGGAGATCTTCAAGCTGATCGCGAAGAAGGTCAGCGAGCTGTCTCCGCTGGCGTTCTCCAAGCCGGTGCGTGACATAGTGCTTCAGCCGCTGATGCACGACACCCCTGACGAACTCGCTCAGCCCGAGATTCTTGACTGGGCCGAAGGCGAGTGCAAGCTGGTGCCGGGCAAGTCCTTCCCGCATGTGCGGGTGGTCGAACGCGACTATGCGAACTTGTATAACAAGTTCATTTCGTTCGGACCAAAGGCGCGTGAAGACGGCATCTCAGCGGTCGGCGTGAACATTCCGATCAAGAAGCAGTACGACCAGATGCTGGAAAATCCGATCATGCCGATGCCGGATTCGAGGCATATGCGGTGTGTGGAGTGGGGCGGCAAGCGTTACCCGAGCCTCGAGGATGTTCTCGACGCGTGCAACGTTGTTCTGTTGTGTGCGCCTGTGGCGAATGGTGAGGTCAGCTATCAGGGCTTCGTCAACGAGGAGCAGCATGTCGGACTTCCGCTTGCCGATATTGCCGAACCGACGCGAGGCGTCTCGTCGACATTCTACGATCTGACGCGTCAACCGCGCCGGATCCTGACGAGCCCCTGCTGGACGGGCCTGGTCAACGACGGTCGTGCATATTCCGCCTGGTGTATGAATATTGAACGCCTGGTGCCGTGGCGTACGCTGACGGGCCGGCAGTCGCTGTATCTTGATCATCAGTGGTATCTGGACTTCGGCGAGCACATCCCGACCTACAAGCCGCGCCTCAACCCGCGCAAGACCGGCGACATCGTGAAGAGCCGGGTGGATGACCGCTCGCTGGTGCTGAACTACATCACGCCGCATGGCAAGTGGAACATTCACTCCACCTATAAAGACAACCATCGGCTGCTGATGCTGTCTCGCGGCATGGATCCGGTGTGGATCAATGACCGGGATGCGGAAAAGGTCGGTATCGAGGATAACGACTGGGTCGAAGTCTACAACGACAACGGCGTGGTCGTGACCCGAGCCAACGTCAGCCGTCGAATCCAGCCTGGCACCTGCATGTATTACCACGCGGTCGAGCGCACGGTGTACATTCCGAAGTCCCAGGAACGGAAGTGGCGTGGCGGAGGGCACAACAGTCTGACGCGTATTCGTATCAATCCGTTGTTCCTGGCAGGCGGCTATGCCCAGTTCACCTATGGATGGAATTACTGGGGACCGACCGGCATCTTCACACGCGACACCCATGTCGTCGTGCGCAAGATGGAGAAGGTGGAATGGTAG